From the Rhodoferax mekongensis genome, one window contains:
- the aceF gene encoding dihydrolipoyllysine-residue acetyltransferase: MALVEVKVPDIGDFDEVAVIELLVKVGDTVKVEQSLITVESDKASMEIPSSTAGVVKEIKVALGDKVKEGSVVVMVEAVGAASAPVAEANATPAPAASAPVAPVSVAAPVAAPSVSGPVEVRVPDIGDFKDVAVIELLVKVGDTVKVEQSLITVESDKASMEIPSSTAGVVKEIKVKLGDTVNIGDLVVILEGVAGAAAAPAAAPAAVAAAPAAPAAASAPVASAVAAPAAVAVPAHLPGGTTLGLPHASPSVRKFARELGVPLNEVKGSGPKGRITEADVQGFTRSVMSGAVQTAAIAAQAKASGSNDGAGLGLIPWPKVDFAKFGPIERKELSRIKKISGANLLRNAIMIPAVTNHDDADITDLEAFRVATNKENEKSGIKVTMLAFLIKACVSALKKFPEFNSSLDGDALIYKNYYHIGFAADTPNGLVVPVIKDADKKGIFQISQEMSELAKKARDGKLGPADMSGATFTISSLGGIGGRYFTPIINAPEVAILGVCKSQMEPVWDGKAFQPRLMLPLSLTWDHRVIDGAAAARFNVYLGQILGDFRRVLL; encoded by the coding sequence ATGGCATTGGTAGAAGTAAAAGTCCCGGACATCGGTGACTTCGACGAAGTCGCGGTCATTGAGCTGCTGGTCAAAGTGGGCGACACCGTGAAAGTGGAGCAAAGCCTGATCACTGTGGAGTCTGATAAGGCTTCCATGGAGATTCCTTCCAGCACCGCCGGTGTGGTCAAGGAAATCAAGGTTGCCTTGGGCGATAAGGTCAAAGAAGGCTCGGTGGTCGTGATGGTGGAAGCCGTTGGTGCTGCTTCAGCGCCCGTTGCAGAGGCAAATGCGACGCCAGCGCCCGCAGCATCTGCGCCAGTAGCTCCTGTTTCTGTAGCAGCTCCGGTGGCAGCGCCTTCTGTGTCCGGCCCGGTGGAAGTGCGCGTGCCCGATATTGGCGACTTCAAGGACGTGGCTGTCATCGAACTGCTGGTCAAGGTCGGCGACACCGTCAAGGTGGAACAGAGCCTGATTACCGTGGAGAGCGACAAGGCTTCCATGGAGATTCCTTCCAGCACCGCCGGTGTGGTCAAGGAAATCAAGGTCAAGCTGGGTGACACCGTGAACATCGGTGACTTGGTGGTGATTCTGGAGGGCGTGGCGGGTGCCGCAGCCGCTCCTGCTGCGGCACCCGCAGCGGTTGCCGCCGCGCCGGCAGCTCCCGCCGCAGCCTCGGCACCTGTAGCTAGTGCTGTGGCAGCGCCTGCCGCTGTGGCTGTGCCGGCGCACCTGCCCGGTGGCACCACTCTCGGCTTGCCCCACGCATCGCCCTCCGTGCGCAAGTTCGCCCGCGAACTGGGCGTGCCTTTGAACGAAGTCAAGGGTTCCGGCCCCAAAGGACGTATCACCGAAGCGGACGTGCAAGGCTTCACCCGTTCTGTGATGAGCGGTGCGGTGCAAACCGCAGCCATTGCGGCGCAAGCCAAGGCTTCCGGCAGCAACGACGGCGCCGGCCTGGGCCTGATTCCTTGGCCCAAGGTGGATTTTGCCAAGTTCGGTCCGATTGAGCGCAAGGAGCTGTCCCGCATCAAGAAGATCAGCGGTGCAAACCTGCTGCGCAACGCGATCATGATCCCGGCCGTCACCAACCACGACGACGCCGACATCACCGACCTCGAAGCGTTCCGCGTGGCGACCAACAAAGAAAACGAGAAGTCCGGCATCAAGGTCACCATGCTGGCTTTCCTGATCAAGGCCTGCGTGTCCGCGCTCAAGAAGTTCCCCGAGTTCAACAGCTCGCTGGACGGCGACGCGCTGATCTACAAGAACTACTACCACATCGGCTTTGCGGCCGACACGCCTAACGGCCTGGTGGTACCCGTGATCAAGGACGCAGACAAGAAAGGCATCTTCCAGATCAGCCAGGAAATGTCGGAGCTGGCCAAGAAGGCCCGCGACGGCAAGCTGGGCCCTGCCGACATGAGCGGCGCAACCTTCACCATCTCTTCGCTGGGTGGTATCGGTGGCCGTTATTTCACGCCCATCATCAACGCGCCTGAAGTCGCCATCCTCGGCGTCTGCAAGAGCCAGATGGAACCGGTGTGGGACGGCAAGGCCTTCCAGCCACGCCTGATGCTGCCCTTGTCGCTGACCTGGGACCACCGCGTGATCGACGGCGCCGCTGCGGCGCGCTTCAACGTGTACCTGGGCCAGATCCTGGGTGACTTCCGCCGCGTGCTGCTCTAA
- the lpdA gene encoding dihydrolipoyl dehydrogenase, which produces MAIVEIKVPDIGDFDEVAVIELLVKVGDTIKPEQSLITVESDKASMEIPSSAGGVVTELKVKLGDKVKEGSVVVLLEAAGAASEAKPAAAPAASAPAAPVSVAAPAAPAPVASSFGGSADLECDVVVIGGGPGGYSAAFRAADLGLKVIVVERYATLGGVCLNVGCIPSKALLHVAAVMDEVSHMADLGVDFGAPVVNIDKLRGHKEKVIGKLTGGLAAMAKMRKVTTVRGYGNFVGANHLEVEETSGTAQEKTGTKKVIAFKRAIIAAGSQAVRLPFMPNDPRVVDSTGALALKEVPKRMLILGGGIIGLEMGTVYSTLGARLDVVEMMDGLMQGADRDLVKIWQKMNAKRFDNIMLKTKTVSARALPEGIEVTFAPAEEGGTAPAPQVYDLVLQAVGRTPNGKKISAEKAGVAVTDRGFINVDIQMRTNVPHIFAIGDIVGQPMLAHKAVHEAHVAAEVIAGELQGNKELAAAAFNARVIPSVAYTDPEVAWVGLTEDQAKAQGIKVKKGLFPWTASGRAIANGRDEGVTKLLFDDSPEAHGHGKILGGGMVGTHAGDMIGEIALAIEMGADAVDIGKTIHPHPTLGESIGMAAEIAHGSCTDVPPAKK; this is translated from the coding sequence ATGGCAATCGTAGAAATCAAGGTTCCGGACATCGGAGACTTCGACGAAGTCGCGGTCATCGAGCTGCTAGTCAAAGTCGGCGACACCATCAAGCCTGAGCAAAGCCTGATCACCGTGGAGTCCGACAAGGCCTCCATGGAAATTCCGTCCAGCGCCGGTGGTGTGGTTACCGAACTCAAAGTCAAGCTGGGCGACAAGGTCAAAGAAGGCTCTGTGGTCGTGTTGCTGGAAGCTGCAGGTGCGGCTTCTGAAGCAAAACCGGCTGCAGCGCCCGCCGCATCTGCGCCAGCAGCTCCTGTTTCTGTAGCAGCCCCGGCGGCTCCGGCCCCAGTGGCCAGCAGCTTCGGCGGCAGTGCCGATCTGGAGTGCGACGTGGTCGTCATCGGTGGCGGCCCCGGCGGTTACTCCGCGGCCTTTCGCGCGGCAGACTTGGGCCTGAAAGTCATTGTGGTGGAGCGTTACGCCACTCTGGGTGGCGTGTGCCTGAACGTGGGTTGCATTCCCTCCAAAGCCTTGCTGCACGTGGCGGCCGTCATGGACGAAGTCAGCCACATGGCGGACTTGGGTGTGGACTTCGGTGCGCCCGTGGTCAACATCGACAAGCTGCGCGGCCACAAAGAAAAGGTCATTGGCAAGCTGACCGGCGGTTTGGCTGCCATGGCCAAGATGCGCAAGGTCACGACCGTGCGCGGCTATGGCAACTTCGTCGGTGCCAACCACCTCGAAGTGGAAGAAACCAGCGGCACTGCGCAAGAGAAGACCGGTACCAAGAAGGTCATTGCCTTTAAGCGCGCCATCATCGCGGCCGGCTCGCAAGCCGTGCGTTTGCCGTTCATGCCTAACGACCCACGCGTCGTGGACTCCACCGGCGCCCTGGCGCTCAAGGAAGTCCCCAAGCGGATGTTGATCCTTGGTGGTGGCATCATCGGCTTGGAGATGGGCACCGTTTACAGCACGCTGGGCGCCCGCCTGGACGTGGTGGAAATGATGGACGGTCTGATGCAAGGCGCTGATCGCGACCTGGTCAAGATCTGGCAGAAGATGAATGCCAAGCGCTTCGACAACATCATGCTCAAGACCAAGACCGTGTCCGCACGCGCCTTGCCTGAAGGCATTGAGGTGACGTTTGCGCCGGCGGAAGAGGGCGGCACCGCCCCCGCACCGCAGGTGTACGACCTGGTGCTCCAAGCCGTGGGCCGCACGCCCAACGGCAAGAAGATCAGCGCCGAGAAGGCCGGTGTTGCTGTGACGGATCGTGGCTTCATCAACGTCGACATCCAGATGCGCACCAACGTGCCGCACATCTTCGCTATCGGCGACATCGTGGGCCAGCCCATGTTGGCGCACAAGGCGGTGCATGAAGCCCACGTGGCCGCTGAAGTAATCGCCGGTGAACTGCAAGGCAACAAAGAATTGGCTGCTGCGGCGTTCAACGCCCGCGTCATCCCCAGCGTGGCCTACACCGACCCCGAAGTGGCTTGGGTTGGCCTCACCGAAGACCAAGCCAAGGCCCAAGGCATCAAGGTCAAGAAGGGCTTGTTCCCCTGGACCGCATCCGGCCGCGCGATTGCCAATGGCCGCGACGAAGGCGTTACCAAACTCCTGTTTGATGACTCTCCGGAAGCACACGGCCACGGCAAGATCCTGGGCGGCGGCATGGTCGGCACGCATGCGGGCGACATGATCGGCGAGATCGCCTTGGCGATTGAGATGGGCGCAGACGCGGTGGACATCGGCAAGACCATCCACCCCCACCCCACGCTGGGCGAAAGCATCGGCATGGCGGCGGAGATTGCGCACGGCAGCTGCACGGATGTGCCGCCGGCGAAGAAGTAA
- a CDS encoding ABC transporter substrate-binding protein, with product MQKRRCWNLRPLAALGLCAWALGAQAVDITVATVNNRQMIEMQKLSTHFEKANPDIRVKWTTMEEADLRQRVSADVTNKGGHFDVVTIGMYETPIWAAKGWLREIMPTDAYNVKDLIPTVRDGLSYNKRLYAAPFYGEGSMTMYRSDLFEKAGISINNRPTWEQIRDAAAKIHNPAAGIYGICLRGRAGWGDNMALLSTMVNTFGGQWFDMGWRPQIQSSPWKDAISFYVQLLTKYGPPNAMANSFNENLDLFAQGKCGIWVDATSAGGALIDPKFSKVAHLTAFSLAPTAVTNKGAGWLWAWALAIPASSKNADAAQRFVQWATSEPYLRLVADTNGWAAMPSGTRLSTYQRSEFIKTARFAMTEAIAMVTANPRDATEGKAPYVGVQFVAIPEFQDIGELTGAEIRDALAGKQTVDQALQKAQTRIEQVMRVAGYIK from the coding sequence ATGCAGAAGAGACGTTGTTGGAATTTGCGGCCGCTTGCCGCGCTGGGCCTGTGCGCCTGGGCCCTAGGGGCCCAGGCGGTAGACATCACCGTGGCCACGGTGAACAACCGGCAGATGATCGAGATGCAAAAGCTCAGCACGCATTTCGAGAAGGCCAACCCCGATATCCGCGTGAAGTGGACCACGATGGAAGAGGCCGACCTGCGCCAGCGCGTGAGTGCGGACGTGACCAACAAGGGCGGCCATTTTGATGTGGTGACCATCGGCATGTACGAGACGCCCATCTGGGCCGCCAAGGGCTGGCTGCGCGAAATCATGCCCACCGACGCCTACAACGTGAAGGACCTGATCCCCACCGTTCGCGACGGACTCTCGTACAACAAACGCCTGTACGCCGCGCCCTTCTATGGCGAAGGTTCCATGACCATGTACCGCAGCGATCTGTTCGAGAAAGCGGGTATCAGCATTAACAACCGGCCCACTTGGGAGCAGATTCGCGACGCGGCAGCCAAGATACATAACCCGGCTGCGGGCATCTACGGCATCTGCCTACGCGGGCGGGCCGGCTGGGGCGACAACATGGCCCTGCTCAGCACCATGGTCAACACCTTCGGCGGCCAATGGTTCGACATGGGCTGGCGCCCGCAGATCCAGAGTAGCCCCTGGAAGGACGCGATCAGCTTTTACGTCCAGCTGCTCACCAAATACGGCCCGCCCAACGCGATGGCCAACAGCTTTAACGAAAACCTGGACTTGTTTGCCCAGGGCAAGTGCGGCATTTGGGTAGACGCCACTAGCGCCGGCGGCGCACTGATTGATCCCAAGTTCAGCAAAGTGGCCCACCTGACCGCCTTCTCACTGGCCCCGACCGCCGTTACCAACAAAGGCGCGGGCTGGCTCTGGGCCTGGGCACTGGCGATTCCCGCCAGCAGCAAGAACGCTGACGCCGCCCAGCGCTTTGTGCAATGGGCGACGTCCGAACCCTACTTGCGCTTGGTGGCGGACACCAATGGCTGGGCGGCCATGCCATCGGGCACCCGCCTGTCTACCTACCAGCGCTCCGAATTCATCAAGACCGCGCGCTTTGCCATGACGGAGGCCATTGCCATGGTCACCGCCAACCCGCGCGATGCCACCGAAGGTAAAGCACCCTATGTGGGCGTGCAGTTTGTCGCTATCCCTGAGTTCCAGGACATCGGCGAACTTACCGGCGCAGAAATACGCGATGCCTTGGCTGGCAAGCAGACCGTGGACCAGGCCCTGCAGAAAGCGCAGACCCGGATCGAGCAAGTCATGCGTGTCGCGGGGTACATCAAATGA
- a CDS encoding methyl-accepting chemotaxis protein, which produces MKKVPWTVGRQLGAAFGVIVVLVLLLALTAWSRIAAMNRDFDALVDQTLPALTALSDVNDRLQVVRTAELSHLAALTMPAKDREEASVKATVKSLDEALVRYRAAAANLSDENSNAALAAAISQFHAARSTFLQMSNSAAGAESERAVEASDYFTGPSQQAYKGAYDAVQTQWKMHLDQADAAKAAGRVSAVKANTMLLAVTVVCAGLSVMLAVFITRALLRQLGGQPAYVAQLARTIADANLASPVAVRSGDTDSVVAAMARMQESLTRIVHAVRQGADSVAIASAEIAQGNHDLSSRTEHQASALEETASSMEDLNAKVRQNALSAGHANQLALNASTVAVQGGNVVSQVVQTMKGINEASRKIEDIIQVIDGIAFQTNILALNAAVEAARAGEQGRGFAVVASEVRSLAGRSAEAAKEIKQLIGTSVQRVEQGCALVDQAGHTMTEVVAAIRKVTDIVGEISTASSDQSAGVSQIGEAVNEMDQVTQQNAALVEEMAAAASSLQSQASALVRVVAVFQTAGESGDTSDAVLSLSKQELLAQEA; this is translated from the coding sequence ATGAAAAAAGTGCCATGGACCGTGGGTCGGCAACTGGGTGCGGCGTTTGGCGTGATCGTGGTGCTGGTGCTGCTGCTGGCCCTCACGGCTTGGAGTCGCATTGCCGCCATGAATCGCGACTTTGATGCGCTGGTGGACCAGACCTTGCCCGCCCTCACCGCGCTCAGCGATGTGAACGACCGGCTGCAGGTGGTGCGCACGGCCGAGCTGAGCCACTTGGCTGCGCTGACTATGCCTGCCAAGGACCGCGAGGAGGCTTCCGTAAAAGCGACGGTGAAATCGTTGGACGAGGCGCTGGTGCGTTACAGGGCTGCTGCTGCCAACCTGTCGGACGAGAACAGCAATGCCGCGCTGGCCGCCGCTATATCGCAGTTCCACGCAGCACGCAGCACCTTTTTGCAAATGTCCAACTCGGCGGCGGGCGCCGAGTCCGAACGCGCGGTAGAGGCCAGCGACTATTTCACCGGCCCGAGCCAACAGGCTTACAAAGGTGCGTATGACGCGGTGCAAACGCAATGGAAGATGCACTTGGACCAGGCGGACGCTGCCAAGGCGGCGGGTCGGGTTTCGGCCGTCAAGGCCAACACCATGCTGCTGGCGGTGACGGTGGTGTGCGCCGGGCTGTCGGTGATGCTGGCAGTGTTCATCACCCGCGCGCTTTTGCGCCAGCTGGGGGGGCAACCGGCCTATGTGGCGCAGCTGGCCCGCACCATTGCCGATGCCAACTTGGCATCCCCCGTAGCCGTGCGCTCGGGCGATACTGACAGTGTGGTGGCCGCCATGGCCCGCATGCAGGAGTCGCTCACCCGCATCGTGCACGCCGTACGCCAAGGGGCCGACAGCGTGGCCATTGCCAGCGCAGAAATCGCCCAAGGCAACCACGACCTGAGCAGTCGTACCGAACACCAAGCCAGCGCGCTGGAGGAAACCGCCTCCAGCATGGAAGACCTCAACGCCAAGGTACGACAGAACGCTCTGAGCGCCGGCCACGCCAACCAACTGGCGTTGAATGCATCTACCGTAGCCGTACAAGGCGGTAACGTGGTGAGTCAGGTGGTGCAGACCATGAAGGGCATCAACGAAGCCTCACGCAAGATTGAGGACATCATCCAGGTCATCGATGGCATCGCTTTTCAGACCAATATCCTCGCGCTGAACGCGGCGGTGGAAGCAGCTCGCGCTGGCGAGCAGGGCCGCGGTTTTGCGGTGGTGGCCAGTGAGGTGCGAAGCCTGGCTGGGCGCAGTGCTGAAGCGGCCAAGGAGATCAAGCAGCTCATCGGCACCAGCGTGCAACGGGTGGAACAAGGCTGCGCCCTGGTAGACCAGGCCGGCCACACCATGACCGAGGTGGTCGCCGCCATTCGCAAGGTGACCGACATCGTGGGCGAGATCAGCACGGCCAGCTCGGACCAGAGCGCCGGTGTGTCGCAGATTGGTGAGGCCGTGAACGAGATGGACCAAGTCACCCAGCAGAACGCAGCCCTGGTGGAAGAGATGGCCGCGGCGGCCAGCAGTCTGCAATCACAGGCCAGCGCGCTGGTGCGCGTGGTGGCGGTCTTCCAGACTGCGGGGGAATCTGGCGACACCTCAGACGCAGTGTTGTCACTATCAAAACAGGAGCTACTCGCGCAAGAAGCATAG
- a CDS encoding MFS transporter translates to MSISPASAASIEDRKRPMTREEKRVILASSAGTIFEWYDFYLYGSLAAIIGAQFFSSFPEATRNVFALLAFAAGFLVRPFGALFFGRLGDMIGRKQTFLMTILIMGISTFVVGLLPGYNTIGWAAPVILILLRMLQGLALGGEYGGAVVYVAEHAPPGRRGFFTSWIQTTATLGLLLSLMVILTVRTIVGEKEFAEWGWRIPFLLSIFLLGISVWIRLQMEESPAFKKMKAEGTSSKAPIAEAFGQWSNGKFALIALFGLVAGQAVVWYTGQFYALFFLQTILRIDMFTANVLIAWSLILGTAGFVIFGSLSDKIGRKKIILAGCFLAIVTYFPVFKTITQIANPALHAAQQNTKVTIIADPNDCSFQFNPTGTAKFTSSCDVTKALLARSSVNYSVQYTAGAIPAKVQIGTAEVVGYEIAKLTGDDVKATPAAFAKSVNEALAAAGYPVPGKPAPGILKMEGFFDIFNAQVFPLVMILTYLVLLVTMVYGPIAAALVELFPTRIRYTGMSLPYHIGNGWFGGLMPATAFAMIAQTGDPYYGLWYPVVVAGMTVVIGLLFVPENKDKDIFAEDSRR, encoded by the coding sequence ATGAGCATCAGCCCTGCCAGTGCCGCTTCGATTGAAGACCGCAAGCGGCCCATGACGCGCGAAGAGAAACGCGTCATCCTCGCGTCTTCAGCTGGAACCATTTTTGAGTGGTACGACTTCTACCTCTATGGCTCGCTTGCAGCGATCATCGGGGCCCAGTTTTTTTCTTCCTTCCCGGAAGCCACACGCAACGTGTTTGCCTTGTTGGCATTTGCCGCCGGCTTTCTGGTGCGCCCCTTCGGCGCACTGTTCTTCGGCCGATTGGGTGACATGATCGGGCGCAAGCAAACCTTCCTCATGACGATTTTGATCATGGGGATCTCGACCTTTGTGGTCGGCTTGCTGCCGGGCTACAACACCATCGGCTGGGCCGCGCCGGTCATCCTGATCCTGCTGCGCATGCTGCAGGGCCTTGCTTTGGGTGGTGAGTACGGCGGTGCTGTGGTGTATGTCGCCGAGCATGCTCCACCCGGACGTCGTGGCTTCTTCACCAGCTGGATTCAGACTACCGCTACCTTGGGCCTTCTGCTGTCCCTGATGGTGATCCTCACGGTGCGCACTATTGTTGGCGAAAAAGAATTCGCCGAGTGGGGCTGGCGTATTCCATTCCTGCTGTCGATCTTCCTGCTGGGTATCTCGGTATGGATCCGCTTGCAGATGGAGGAGTCGCCTGCGTTCAAGAAAATGAAAGCAGAAGGAACCAGCTCCAAAGCACCCATTGCCGAAGCTTTCGGTCAGTGGAGCAACGGCAAGTTTGCGCTGATCGCCTTGTTCGGTTTAGTCGCAGGTCAGGCCGTGGTCTGGTACACCGGCCAGTTCTATGCCTTGTTCTTCCTGCAAACCATTTTGCGGATTGACATGTTTACCGCCAACGTGCTGATCGCCTGGTCACTGATTCTGGGTACAGCCGGGTTTGTGATCTTCGGTTCGCTGTCCGACAAAATCGGCCGCAAGAAAATCATTCTGGCGGGTTGCTTCCTGGCCATCGTGACCTACTTCCCGGTGTTCAAAACTATCACTCAAATCGCCAATCCGGCATTGCATGCTGCGCAGCAGAACACCAAGGTGACCATCATCGCCGACCCCAACGACTGCTCGTTCCAGTTCAACCCGACCGGCACTGCCAAGTTCACCAGCTCTTGCGATGTGACCAAGGCGCTGCTCGCCCGCAGTTCCGTGAACTACTCGGTGCAGTACACCGCTGGAGCGATTCCGGCCAAGGTGCAAATCGGTACTGCTGAAGTGGTGGGCTATGAAATCGCCAAGCTCACTGGCGATGACGTCAAGGCCACGCCTGCTGCCTTTGCAAAGTCGGTGAACGAAGCATTAGCCGCCGCGGGCTACCCTGTGCCCGGCAAGCCAGCACCAGGCATTCTCAAGATGGAAGGCTTCTTTGACATCTTCAATGCCCAAGTGTTCCCGCTGGTGATGATCCTCACCTACCTCGTGCTGTTGGTCACCATGGTGTACGGCCCGATTGCTGCTGCCCTTGTAGAGCTGTTCCCCACCCGCATCCGGTATACGGGCATGTCATTGCCGTATCACATCGGCAATGGCTGGTTTGGTGGATTGATGCCAGCAACCGCGTTTGCCATGATCGCGCAAACCGGTGACCCCTACTACGGCTTGTGGTACCCCGTGGTGGTGGCCGGCATGACCGTGGTGATTGGCCTGCTGTTTGTTCCAGAGAACAAAGACAAGGACATCTTCGCCGAGGACAGCCGCCGGTAA
- a CDS encoding serine hydrolase domain-containing protein: protein MAFKKMVLGTLVVLGVAGVCAWFSLDKETRGLLATVPINRDLLFWSQSQRDAAFRALDRLPFLAESRVVSAGGTPSALPAGAPLKLTSNVDAYMAGQRSAALLVLQDGKLRLERYGLGFDAAGRWTSFSVAKSFTSTLVGAAVKDGFIKSLDDKVSLYIPDLRGSAYDAVSVRQLLTMTSGVKWNEDYSDPQSDVAKFNNHKPEEGVDALVSYMRKLPRDVPAGTRWLYSTGETNLVGTLVQQATGKPLATYLAEKVWGPAGMEQQGTWILSKTGQEIGGCCIQASPRDYARMGQYILSGAMAGGKRIVPDGWWADATTKRTDIGQAGRGYGYQWWTYDDGSFSARGIFGQGIFIDPKRKLVIVSNANWAGGARDPEASNAREAFYREVQKAVDDEGAAPGK, encoded by the coding sequence TTGGCCTTTAAGAAAATGGTGCTCGGCACCTTGGTAGTTCTGGGGGTGGCCGGCGTGTGCGCTTGGTTCAGTCTCGACAAGGAAACCCGCGGGTTGTTGGCGACGGTGCCGATCAACCGCGATCTGCTGTTCTGGTCTCAATCCCAAAGGGATGCCGCCTTTCGTGCATTGGACCGGCTGCCTTTTCTCGCCGAGTCGCGCGTGGTGTCCGCTGGCGGTACACCATCTGCTTTACCCGCGGGTGCGCCACTGAAACTCACAAGCAATGTCGACGCCTACATGGCCGGCCAGCGCAGTGCTGCGCTCTTGGTCTTGCAAGACGGTAAGTTGCGCCTCGAGCGTTATGGCCTGGGCTTTGATGCGGCAGGGCGTTGGACCAGCTTTTCGGTGGCCAAGTCGTTTACTTCCACCTTGGTCGGCGCCGCAGTGAAGGACGGCTTCATCAAGAGCCTCGACGACAAAGTCAGCCTCTACATTCCGGACCTCAGAGGCTCGGCTTACGATGCGGTGAGCGTGCGCCAATTGCTCACCATGACCTCCGGCGTAAAGTGGAACGAAGATTATTCTGACCCGCAGTCGGATGTCGCAAAGTTCAACAACCACAAGCCTGAGGAAGGCGTGGATGCGTTGGTGAGCTACATGCGCAAGCTCCCGCGTGATGTGCCAGCGGGAACCCGTTGGCTCTACAGCACTGGCGAGACCAATCTGGTCGGCACCCTTGTGCAGCAAGCTACTGGCAAGCCCTTGGCCACCTATCTGGCCGAAAAAGTGTGGGGGCCGGCAGGTATGGAGCAGCAAGGCACCTGGATATTGAGCAAAACCGGTCAGGAAATCGGGGGCTGCTGCATCCAGGCGTCGCCACGGGATTACGCCCGTATGGGCCAATACATTTTGAGTGGCGCCATGGCAGGTGGCAAAAGAATCGTGCCCGATGGCTGGTGGGCGGATGCCACTACCAAGCGCACAGACATCGGCCAAGCAGGCCGTGGGTATGGCTACCAATGGTGGACTTATGACGACGGCAGTTTTTCTGCTCGCGGCATTTTCGGGCAAGGCATTTTCATCGACCCCAAGCGCAAGTTGGTCATCGTGTCCAACGCCAACTGGGCAGGGGGTGCGCGTGACCCAGAGGCATCCAACGCGCGTGAGGCCTTCTACCGGGAGGTACAAAAGGCCGTTGACGATGAAGGTGCAGCGCCCGGCAAATAA
- a CDS encoding GGDEF domain-containing protein, with product MQGHKAVVWTGSAFAAAGLACFFVFSWHDGASKPLAIEVALLVGLLCGVLTFLVLRLRDVNESSRKLGLIAAMNVQVNRDILLNEDLGLIYANILGYLFRIFNEATTGSILKLGDDGHLTFVASKGFSDEFVGKFRLRLEDSFLYQVTQGNFKEARLITATDFEDVATVIKPDDWRYQSVISAPIFVGDRLFGLLNLDSSIASTYDQKDLEIVERFRAQIEVVLLARERYSANIKRYQVDALSGLATRHYFEDQLAVALERAARYQERVVIGLFDVDGLKQVNDTQGHLAGDQLIAHFAQVLRKSARNSDIVGRLGGDEFVACYPMAKATAIERTIQEIRKQLRLNPILTGGGALLVPEFSFGLASFPEDGSTVEALLGLADQRMYAMKQAAH from the coding sequence GTGCAAGGGCACAAAGCTGTGGTTTGGACAGGATCGGCCTTCGCTGCCGCTGGACTGGCTTGCTTCTTCGTTTTTTCTTGGCATGACGGTGCCTCCAAGCCACTGGCCATCGAGGTGGCACTCCTTGTTGGCTTGCTGTGTGGGGTGCTTACTTTTCTCGTGTTGCGCTTGCGGGATGTGAATGAGTCGTCCCGGAAGTTGGGCCTCATTGCCGCAATGAATGTCCAAGTCAACCGGGACATCCTGCTCAATGAAGATCTGGGGCTGATTTACGCCAATATTCTTGGCTACCTGTTCCGGATTTTCAATGAAGCAACAACCGGTTCGATACTCAAGCTGGGCGACGATGGGCACCTGACCTTTGTTGCATCCAAAGGCTTCTCCGACGAGTTTGTGGGCAAATTCAGACTCCGGTTGGAAGACAGCTTTTTGTACCAGGTAACGCAAGGTAACTTCAAGGAAGCGCGCTTGATCACAGCCACAGATTTTGAGGACGTGGCCACCGTCATCAAGCCCGACGATTGGAGGTACCAATCGGTCATCAGTGCGCCGATTTTTGTCGGTGATCGCTTGTTCGGTTTGTTGAATCTGGACTCGTCGATTGCGAGTACCTACGACCAAAAAGACCTTGAAATTGTGGAGCGCTTTCGCGCACAGATTGAGGTGGTGCTATTGGCCAGAGAACGCTATTCGGCCAACATCAAGCGCTATCAGGTGGATGCACTGAGTGGCCTGGCGACCCGCCATTATTTTGAAGATCAGTTGGCTGTGGCCTTGGAGCGTGCTGCGCGATACCAAGAGCGTGTGGTGATCGGTCTTTTTGATGTGGATGGTCTGAAGCAAGTCAACGATACGCAGGGTCATTTGGCAGGCGATCAATTGATCGCCCACTTTGCGCAGGTGTTGCGCAAGTCAGCCCGCAATTCCGACATCGTGGGTCGCCTGGGCGGGGATGAGTTCGTCGCTTGTTATCCAATGGCCAAGGCTACAGCGATAGAGCGCACCATCCAGGAGATTCGCAAGCAGTTGCGCCTGAACCCGATACTGACCGGGGGTGGGGCCCTATTGGTGCCCGAATTCAGCTTTGGTCTCGCCAGTTTTCCGGAGGACGGAAGCACTGTCGAAGCATTGTTGGGTCTTGCAGACCAAAGAATGTATGCCATGAAGCAGGCTGCACATTAA